A window of Leclercia adecarboxylata contains these coding sequences:
- the pstA gene encoding phosphate ABC transporter permease PstA — translation MATLEMQNTVALAESRRKMQAKRRMKNRLALTLSMATMAFGLFWLIWILFSTVTRGIDGMSLALFTEMTPPPNTAGGGLANALAGSGLLILWATVFGTPLGIMAGIYLAEYGRKSWIAEVIRFINDILLSAPSIVVGLFVYTIVVAQMEHFSGWAGVIALALLQVPIVIRTTENMLKLVPDSLREAAYALGTPKWKMISAITLKASISGILTGVLLAVARIAGETAPLLFTALSNQFWSTDMMQPIANLPVTIFKFAMSPFAEWQSLAWAGVLIITLCVLLLNILARVVFAKKKHG, via the coding sequence AAAATGCAGGCGAAGCGCCGCATGAAAAACCGCCTCGCCCTGACGCTCTCCATGGCAACCATGGCATTTGGTCTGTTCTGGCTGATCTGGATTTTGTTCTCCACGGTGACGCGCGGCATCGACGGTATGTCCCTGGCGCTGTTTACCGAGATGACGCCGCCGCCAAATACGGCGGGTGGTGGCCTGGCAAACGCCCTGGCGGGCAGCGGCCTGCTGATCCTCTGGGCGACCGTTTTCGGCACGCCGCTTGGCATCATGGCGGGGATTTATCTGGCGGAGTACGGCCGTAAATCCTGGATTGCGGAGGTGATTCGTTTCATCAACGACATCCTGCTCTCTGCCCCTTCAATTGTGGTTGGCCTGTTCGTTTACACCATCGTGGTGGCGCAGATGGAGCACTTCTCCGGCTGGGCGGGCGTGATTGCGCTGGCGCTGCTGCAGGTGCCTATCGTTATTCGTACCACCGAGAACATGCTGAAACTGGTGCCGGACAGCCTGCGTGAAGCGGCCTACGCGCTGGGCACGCCAAAGTGGAAGATGATTTCTGCCATCACCCTGAAAGCGTCCATCTCCGGGATCCTGACGGGCGTGCTGCTGGCAGTTGCCCGTATCGCCGGTGAAACGGCCCCGCTGCTCTTCACCGCGCTCTCCAACCAGTTCTGGAGCACGGACATGATGCAGCCGATCGCCAACCTGCCGGTGACGATCTTTAAATTTGCGATGAGCCCGTTTGCCGAATGGCAGTCACTGGCCTGGGCCGGGGTACTGATTATTACCTTGTGCGTACTGTTACTGAACATTCTGGCGCGCGTTGTTTTCGCGAAGAAGAAACACG